Genomic segment of Zingiber officinale cultivar Zhangliang chromosome 11B, Zo_v1.1, whole genome shotgun sequence:
GCCAGGTATGCGTGTGTGACGCCACGGAGATGCAAGCGAGAGCAATCATAGGAATGGCAGAGAAGGAGATGGAAGCGATGATTGGAAAGAAAAAACGGATGAACAAACATGATCAGCAGCAACAGCAGGAAGCCATGGCGGAGTCTGCTACTGCTCTTCCTCTGCCTCCCTCTCCGTCTCCTGAAAGCTTGCTGCAAGTTCTGAACCCAGATCTGTCGATGAGGCAGTCGTTGCAGCGGTttttggagaagagaaaggatagGATTAGTGAAGTAACTCCCTACGAACAGACACCTAAATTGTTGTTCCCACTTAAACCTCAGCATGCATGATGAGTGCATCTGTTTTCTCTTAGGTTGTCTGAAAataagatatatatatttttttacttttgtaaaattttccttattttttttaaggTGATGCAAATATTGTTTTGACATATCCTTTGGCAGAT
This window contains:
- the LOC122034134 gene encoding protein TIFY 10b-like, whose protein sequence is MHLPLEFPFLHEQKSINTLKTIDEKNNNNHKEGQETSKDVYSSPSRKSTEEEMMGTRYDPELWLSIGGEAVASAARNRRLRRVESLLRYSTAYRQQQLQHKRQMTIFYNGQVCVCDATEMQARAIIGMAEKEMEAMIGKKKRMNKHDQQQQQEAMAESATALPLPPSPSPESLLQVLNPDLSMRQSLQRFLEKRKDRISEVTPYEQTPKLLFPLKPQHA